The DNA segment CAATAATTATTGCTGGGGTGTTGGAGTTTACTGGTGCTGTCTTATTTGGACATGGTGTAACAGAAACCCTGTCCACAAAAGTTGCTAACCCCACATTATTTGCAGCTACTCCCCAAGTTTTAGTTACTGGCATGATGACAGTATTAATTTCTTGTGGTTTATGGTTGCAAATTGCCACCTCCCGTGGTTTACCTGTATCTTCTTCTCATGCAGTTGTAGGTGCGATCGCTGGCTTTAGTTGGGTGGCTTTGGGAGTAAATGCCATTGATTGGTCATCCATTGGACTAATTACTATCGGTTGGATTTTCACCCCAGTGATTAGTGGAGCGATCGCCGCTTTCTTCTATAGTCAAATTAAACACTGGATTTTAGAACAACCAAACCAAGTATCCCAACTCAAAGAGTGGATTCCCTGGTTAAGTGCAGTTCTTCTAGGAGTATTTGGCGTAATTGTCCTCCCTTCCCTAACTCAACCCCTAACCAATGTCTTCATCAACCAATTCGGTGTCAACATTCCCCCCCACGATATCCCACTGATCACAGGTGCATTTGCCGCAGTCACACTGACGCTCATAACTTGGCGACAGCTAGAGGAGGCAGGGGAAAAAATCCCCAGCCAACCGTCAACCGTCAACCGTCAACCGTCAACCGTCAACAATCCCATCGAAAGCATATTCGCCCGCTTCCAAGTCCTGAGTGCTTGCTTTGTTGCCTTTGCACATGGTTCTAATGATGTGGGTAATGCGATCGCTCCTTTGGCGGCGATCGTTTATATCAATCAAACTGGTCAAGTCCCTAGTGATGGGATCACTGTTCCCTTGTGGATATTAGTTCTGGGTGGTGTGGGGATTGTTGGTGGTTTAGCTGTTTGGGGTGAAAAAGTTATTGCCACAATCGGCGAAAACATTATTGCTTTACAACCCAGTAGTGGATTTTGTGCGGAACTAGCAACCGCCACCACTATCTTACTTGCATCTCGCATGGGTTTACCCGTCTCCACTTCTCATGCCCTTGTGGGTGGTGTAGTTGGTATAGGACTAGTGCAGAGCCTCGATTCAGTTAAATTTCAGACTCTCCAGGGTATTGCTACCGCGTGGCTAGTGACAGTGCCTGTAAGCGCAGTTCTGAGCGCTGCCATCTTTAGCATTGCGCGGATTTTCTTTTTTTAATGGAAAATGTTCTGAAATATGAGTTATGGCTGGGGACTAGGGACTGGGGACTGGGTGAAAAGTTTTGTTGTGTCTAGGTTGTATCATCTATTGATGTCCTAACACTACTGGCAACAGCTATAAATATCGGAATCCGATTTGATTATGCAAAATATCTAAGTATTTGTAGGGTGGGCATTGCCTACTTTATCCGGTCTCAACAGGAAATCTGGGATGCGTAAGTTCTAACAATATCGAAATATCTGCTAGAAGTATTTTGGCAAAATGGCAGGTAATTTATTAAAATGTTGTCCAGGGGATAATTTTAATTTTGGCAAAACGCGCAGCATAACCCCCATATAGAAGATATAAACTGTTATTACAGCTACATTCTGCATAAGTCTACCGATAAATATTACAACTGCACCCACTTTTTTGTTGCCAAGTATCCAATTGCAGAACTTGATTAATTACTGTTGCCACAAAAATAACAAGTATTTATATTTAGTGAGTTGTTTTCTTGAGACAAAATATCACTCGGATATAAAGACTGAAATCGGGCTGATGCTATGCAGCCTATGAGATTGAAGGAAACGTGTTTTAGTAAGCTGTGAGTCATCATTATAAGCTTTGCCAACCTTGGGTTGGTCATGACAAAATGACGTTGATATCCGTAAGTCCTGTTAAGATGCTTGAGTTTATCTGAAAAAATACAGGAAATTAGAGTGAGCGCCACGCAAATTTACAGGCGGCAGCTGTATCGTCAAGGTGTATAGAGGTTAGAAGCTAATGGGGCGATTTGAGAAGCGACCAGACAACGACCCGCGAGTCCGAGGCGAGTTATCCAGGGCAGCAGAAACAGCTCTATGGGCTGTTGTGGAAGATTTAGAAAGTCTACAGCAGAATGTCCTCAGATCATTTCAGGAAGAAATCAAAAAACTACAGACAGAAAAAGACCGTTTAACAGATGAAGTTCAGCAGCTAATTGAAGAAAAAGAACATTTACAAGAGGTACGGCGGATTACAGAGCAGCAAGTATTAATCCGTCAATTGTCAGAAGCTTTAGCCAAGCACATCTGTTCTCAATTGCAATCATCACTAGCGAAAATAGCCAACCAAACAGAGAGCCAAATAGCTGCTCTCAAGTCAGCCCAAAGCATCGGCCCTGCTATCGAGAACAATGAGCAGGTAGAAAAAATGCTGGGTAGTCTAGACGATAACCTGACGATCGCCTTTAATTCTCTCCAACAAGAACTCAAAAACTACCAAAGTAATCTCTCCCAGCAGTTGTCTCGAATGTATAACCAACAGCAGCAAGGAGAAACAATTGTCGAAGAGTTAATTGATCGTCTACGTGGGGAATTGACAAGAGCTATCCAAGAAACATCAACAGCGAAAGCTCAGTTATCCCCGCCAACGGTGTTGCAGCCTCCAGAACTACAACCCCCAAGCTCTCCGGTGGTAGTGAATTTATCACCACCTACGGTATTGCAATTTCCTGATCAACAATCGCCCAATCCTTTACAAGCATCTACACCATTAGAGGAGACTAGCACTACCAAGCCATCGGTTAGTATTACTCCTCCTGAGAAATCAACACCAGTAACAATAGTTCCACCACCCCAGGAAACACGACCAGAAACAAAGTCTGTCATCCCCAAGGTGTCACCAGACAGCGAGACGAAATTACAATCATCTCAGGAAAAAGCTGCTGAACCAAGTTCTGTAATTAACAGAGAATTATCTGCGGGTGCGGCTAAATCTCCACTAACTCCAGAAAAACCTCCTGAGCCAATTTCTACAAGTAAAACGAAGTTCTCACCCTCCTCAGAAAAACCTCCTGAGCCGATTTCTACAAGTAAAACTAAGTTCTCACCCTCCTCAGAAAAACCTCCTGAGCCAGTTTCTGTACTCAGTCGAGATTCATCGGCAAGTAAAGCTTCAACTCCTCCGCCTGCACCAGTAGTCAGACGGGGATCAACACCTTCCTCATCAAGATCACGTAAATCATCTAACTTGTCACCAGTCCAAGTGGGTTTTTTGTTGGTAGTGTTGTCCACGGTGATGACAGCGTTATACAACGTAGTCCTGAAGGGGATGTTCTATAAAACTTCTCAACTCTCCGCAATGCTGGAAGTGGCGGGGTTAATCTCGCCGACCTTGGGAAATATTATGTTAATTCTGACTTTGCGGTTAATGGTGGTTGTACCACTAATGATACTTTTAGCACCCATGATGTATCCGCAAGTGTGGCAGGATTTGCAAAACCTGAAGCAATCATTAGGCAATAATCAGTCTGGAAGTCGTTCTCAGCCACAGAGATTTGTCCAGTTAATGTTTGCTAGTGGCTGCTTTTTGTTTTTATCGCAAGTTCTGATTTATCTGGCCATTGGTCAAGTCCCCACCGGAGTGGCGATCGCCCTTTTCTTTGTCTATCCACTGATCAACGGGGTGTTATCCTGGCTTCTGTTCCGCGATCGCCCCGGTGTATTTCGCGCTAGTGCGATCGGCGCTATTTTCTGTGGTGAGGTGCTAGTTTTTGCGGGAGCAACCAGCACTGGTATAGGAACTACTCCCCTTGGTAGCATCACCGCAATTCTTGCTGGTGCAGCCTTTGCTTGTTACCTCATCCTGACCCGCGTATGTGCGGCTAAAGTCCATCCAGTATCTTTGTCTTTGATTAACTTCGTCACCATGTTGGGGTTGAGTTTTATCTTCTTGATGATACCGTTACCGGAAAACTGGAGCTTAGTTGTTGACCCTTCTAAGTTACTGGAAATTGTGTTAAGTGCTTTTATTTTGGGTGCTTTAACTCTATTGAGCTATGTATTTAGCCATATTGGGATCAATAAATTAGGTGGGTTGCGGTCAGCTATTATTAGTGCAAGTGTACCTATTTTGACAGTAATTCTTGCTGGTTTGGTACTTCAAGAAACTTTAAACATTGCCCAAATATTCGGAGTTTTATTCGTCACTTTTGGGGCAATTGCTTTTGGTATTGGCAAAATACAAAATCCCAACAAACCTGCCAATGCAGAAGGTTAAACCCTTATGACAAAGGACTTATAATCAAAACAAATGTTTGGTCACTTAGGTAGCAGGAAGAGAATAATTAATAACTCTGGACTTCTGGCTCAGTAGTCATAATGGCTTAATGTCAGCAAACCTTGATTTTTCCATGGAAAAACCATTGGTTATTCATCAATCCTGGAAATTTTTAGCAAAAGAAAAGTTAAGAGTAGATTAATTCATGCAATTTTAATAATATGACAGATAAATATAGAATATTATGTTGTGAGGAAATAAAAGGTATTGCTAAGTTGGAATTACCTGTCTTATTTAGCGTCTATAATTTTCCCTCCAGCCAACGACCTACACTGCCATAAGAGCAAAAAAATTGTCAGCATCTCGGCAGATAAGAACGCTCTATTGATTCAATGGGCGTTAGTGAGTTTGGCGTAGTCGGCAGGTGACTTTTTCAAAAAATCACTTCCTGTTATTTCTGGAAATAATCGGTCAGCATCTGAGTAAAATTACTCAGGAATAGAGTATTCACCTCAAGGAGAGATTGTGCGATTATAATCTCCCATTGTTGGCCGTTGTGTTGCTATCTCCTAAATCCGGGTGCAGCCCAAAAGTCTTAAAAATAGCAAATTTATTGACGCTATTAAAGAGCAGATAAGTTCCGGATAATAGGGAAAGTCCTTGTAGGTTACTTATTAGAACCATAAAGTTCGCCAGTAATTGACAAATGTTATAAATGAGGAAATTCTGGCAGTTATTTTGTGATTTTTCGGTAAGATACAAGCACGTCTAGTAACAACACTGTTGCTAGTTATATGCCATAAATTACGGAGGAATGAGCATCTTGACCATTAATCGACTTTTATTTAAAACATCATAAGCATTTTGGTGTCACAATCTCACCCCCCTATGGGTGTATACCAACTACTTTTTTTAGACTAATAAGCGTGCTATTCAACTATTTGTAATATGAGTAACGACATCGATCTGATCAAGCGTCTTGGCCCCAGTGCAATGGATCAGATCATGCTATATCTGGCTTTTAGCGCCATGAGGACGAGCGGGCATAGGCATGGAGCATTCTTAGATGCAGCAGCAACGGCGGCTAAGTGTGCCATTTACATGACTTATCTAGAGCAAGGACAAAACCTCCGGATGACCGGACATTTGCACCACCTAGAGCCAAAACGGGTCAAAATCATTGTAGAGGAAGTCAGACAAGCCCTGATGGAGGGCAAACTGCTCAAGACCTTAGGTTCCCAAGAACCCCGGTATTTGATTCAGTTTCCCTATGTCTGGATGGAACAGTACCCTTGGATACCAGGGCGATCGCGCATTCCCGGTACAAGCCTCACAAGTGAAGAAAAAAGACAAATTGAGCATAAGTTACCCAGCAATCTTCCCGACGCTCAGTTAGTTACTTCCTTTGAGTTTTTGGAGTTGATCGAATTTCTCCATAAGCGATCGCAAGAGGATCTGCCCCCAGAACATCGCATGGAGTTAAGCGAAGCCCTGGCAGAGCATATCAAGCGTCGTCTGCTTTACTCTGGCACGGTGACAAGAATTGATTCTCCTTGGGGAATGCCCTTCTATGCCCTGACTCGTCCCTTCTATGCCCCAGCAGACGACCAAGAGCGGACTTATATTATGGTGGAAGATACCGCTCGGTATTTCCGCATGATGAAAGACTGGGCAGAAAAGCGGCCAAACGCTATGCGAGCCTTAGAAGAACTCGATGTGCCACCAGAGCGCTGGGATGAAGCCATGCAGGAACTGGATGAAATTATCCGTACCTGGGCTGATAAATATCACCAAGTAGGTGGTATCCCCATGATTTTACAAATGGTGTTTGGTAGAAAAGAAGATTAAGCACCCAGAGTGAATAAAAGTACTAGTAATGTTTCATTGAGAAACTTATGCTAGTGATGACAAATGACTCGGCGAATTAAATTAAATACTTGGCATGGCAGATGACACAGCAGCGATGGGCGGTTTTAACTGCTAAAAATTCAGGATTTGATCCCTGATGTAGCAAGAATGAAGCCAACGCGACAAGAGTCGTTTCGGGGAAGTTAAAAGCAGCCTATCGCGTGCGGATGTCCCTTGTGTCAAAATCTTAGTTTAAGTAATAAGTATTGGTTAGGCTAGATTAGAGAAAATTACTCATTCGTTCAACGGCAATTTTTAATATAGATGGTTCATGGACTAGGGCAAAGCGCACATATCCTTCACCAGATTTGCCGAAGCCAGCACCAGGGGAAGCCGCTACACCAGTTTGTCTGACTAACTGTGTACAAAATTCTATGGAATTTTGACTCCAAGAAGACGGTAATTTTGCCCAGATATACATAGTGGCTTTGGGAGTGGGAACATACCAACCAATGTGGTGTAGAGCATTAATAAAGGCATCACGACGTTGGCAAAATGTTGACACAGCAGCTTCTACGCCTGCTTGCGGGCCAGTCAGAGCAGCGATCGCTCCATTTAAAATTCCCCGATACTGGTTAAAATCAACGGC comes from the Nostoc sp. PCC 7120 = FACHB-418 genome and includes:
- the sepJ gene encoding septal junction formation protein SepJ (SepJ is involved in filament integrity and heterocyst development); its protein translation is MGRFEKRPDNDPRVRGELSRAAETALWAVVEDLESLQQNVLRSFQEEIKKLQTEKDRLTDEVQQLIEEKEHLQEVRRITEQQVLIRQLSEALAKHICSQLQSSLAKIANQTESQIAALKSAQSIGPAIENNEQVEKMLGSLDDNLTIAFNSLQQELKNYQSNLSQQLSRMYNQQQQGETIVEELIDRLRGELTRAIQETSTAKAQLSPPTVLQPPELQPPSSPVVVNLSPPTVLQFPDQQSPNPLQASTPLEETSTTKPSVSITPPEKSTPVTIVPPPQETRPETKSVIPKVSPDSETKLQSSQEKAAEPSSVINRELSAGAAKSPLTPEKPPEPISTSKTKFSPSSEKPPEPISTSKTKFSPSSEKPPEPVSVLSRDSSASKASTPPPAPVVRRGSTPSSSRSRKSSNLSPVQVGFLLVVLSTVMTALYNVVLKGMFYKTSQLSAMLEVAGLISPTLGNIMLILTLRLMVVVPLMILLAPMMYPQVWQDLQNLKQSLGNNQSGSRSQPQRFVQLMFASGCFLFLSQVLIYLAIGQVPTGVAIALFFVYPLINGVLSWLLFRDRPGVFRASAIGAIFCGEVLVFAGATSTGIGTTPLGSITAILAGAAFACYLILTRVCAAKVHPVSLSLINFVTMLGLSFIFLMIPLPENWSLVVDPSKLLEIVLSAFILGALTLLSYVFSHIGINKLGGLRSAIISASVPILTVILAGLVLQETLNIAQIFGVLFVTFGAIAFGIGKIQNPNKPANAEG
- a CDS encoding inorganic phosphate transporter — its product is MEIPITLLLVALLAFYVAWNLGANDVANAMGTSVGSKAITLKQAIIIAGVLEFTGAVLFGHGVTETLSTKVANPTLFAATPQVLVTGMMTVLISCGLWLQIATSRGLPVSSSHAVVGAIAGFSWVALGVNAIDWSSIGLITIGWIFTPVISGAIAAFFYSQIKHWILEQPNQVSQLKEWIPWLSAVLLGVFGVIVLPSLTQPLTNVFINQFGVNIPPHDIPLITGAFAAVTLTLITWRQLEEAGEKIPSQPSTVNRQPSTVNNPIESIFARFQVLSACFVAFAHGSNDVGNAIAPLAAIVYINQTGQVPSDGITVPLWILVLGGVGIVGGLAVWGEKVIATIGENIIALQPSSGFCAELATATTILLASRMGLPVSTSHALVGGVVGIGLVQSLDSVKFQTLQGIATAWLVTVPVSAVLSAAIFSIARIFFF
- the hetR gene encoding heterocyst differentiation master regulator HetR, with the protein product MSNDIDLIKRLGPSAMDQIMLYLAFSAMRTSGHRHGAFLDAAATAAKCAIYMTYLEQGQNLRMTGHLHHLEPKRVKIIVEEVRQALMEGKLLKTLGSQEPRYLIQFPYVWMEQYPWIPGRSRIPGTSLTSEEKRQIEHKLPSNLPDAQLVTSFEFLELIEFLHKRSQEDLPPEHRMELSEALAEHIKRRLLYSGTVTRIDSPWGMPFYALTRPFYAPADDQERTYIMVEDTARYFRMMKDWAEKRPNAMRALEELDVPPERWDEAMQELDEIIRTWADKYHQVGGIPMILQMVFGRKED